In Engraulis encrasicolus isolate BLACKSEA-1 chromosome 15, IST_EnEncr_1.0, whole genome shotgun sequence, the following proteins share a genomic window:
- the LOC134463984 gene encoding troponin T, cardiac muscle isoforms-like isoform X2: MYINIFGILTAEPPAVEEAPPAVEEAPPAVEEPPPVVEEPEPEEEEEEEVEEVEQVQESQEEEGKAKPKFMPNISAPKIPEGDKVDFDDIHRKRQEKDMQELQALIEAHFLQRKKDEEELIALVSRIEKRRTERSEQQRVRAEKEKERQARLAEEKEKREMEDQLKKMNEDAKKKKALTNITSQHGGLQQKQTEGKKGAKKETEREKKKKILAARRKALNIDHLSEDKLKEKATELWQWMMELEAEKFDLTEKLKRQKYDINILLARVRDHQSAKGRGKAKGVRR, from the exons ATGTACATTAATATCTTTGGCATTCTGACTGCAGAACCTCCCGCAGTTGAAG AGGCGCCCCCAGCAGTCGAAG AGGCACCCCCCGCCGTTGAAG AGCCACCTCCTGTTGTGGAAG AGCCCGAGCCAGAGGAAG aggaggaggaggaggttgaggaggttgagcaag TTCAAGAAAGCCAGGAAG AGGAAGGAAAGGCGAAACCAAA GTTTATGCCCAACATTTCGGCTCCTAAAATCCCAGAGGGAGACAAAGTGGACTTTGAT GACATCCATAGGAAGCGTCAGGAGAAGGACATGCAGGAGCTGCAGGCCCTGATCGAGGCCCACTTCCTCCAGAggaagaaggatgaggaggaactCATCGCTCTCGTCAGCAGAATC gaGAAGCGTCGTACAGAGAGGTCTGAGCAGCAGAGGGTCCgtgcagagaaggagaaggagagacaggctCGCCTTGCT gaagagaaggagaaaagagagatggaggatcaGCTTAAGAAGATGAATGAGGACGCCAAGAAGAagaaagccctcaccaacatcacCTCACAACACGGAGGACTGCAGCAGAAG CAAACGGAGGGCAAGAAGGGAGCCAAGaaggaaacagagagggagaagaagaagaagatcctGGCTGCCAGACGCAAGGCTCTCAACATCGACCACCTGAGCGAGGACAAACTCAA AGAGAAGGCTACTGAGTTGTGGCAGTGGATGATGGAACTGGAGGCCGAGAAGTTCGACCTCACAGAGAAACTGAAGCGACAGAAATACGAT ATCAATATTCTCCTGGCTCGTGTTAGAGACCACCAGAG TGCCAAGGGTCGCGGCAAGGCCAAGGGGGTGAGGAGGTGA
- the LOC134463984 gene encoding troponin T, cardiac muscle-like isoform X4: MYINIFGILTAEPPAVEEAPPAVEEAPPAVEEPPPVVEEPEPEEEEGKAKPKFMPNISAPKIPEGDKVDFDDIHRKRQEKDMQELQALIEAHFLQRKKDEEELIALVSRIEKRRTERSEQQRVRAEKEKERQARLAEEKEKREMEDQLKKMNEDAKKKKALTNITSQHGGLQQKQTEGKKGAKKETEREKKKKILAARRKALNIDHLSEDKLKEKATELWQWMMELEAEKFDLTEKLKRQKYDMNVLQTRINEQQKFAKGRGKAKGVRR, translated from the exons ATGTACATTAATATCTTTGGCATTCTGACTGCAGAACCTCCCGCAGTTGAAG AGGCGCCCCCAGCAGTCGAAG AGGCACCCCCCGCCGTTGAAG AGCCACCTCCTGTTGTGGAAG AGCCCGAGCCAGAGGAAG AGGAAGGAAAGGCGAAACCAAA GTTTATGCCCAACATTTCGGCTCCTAAAATCCCAGAGGGAGACAAAGTGGACTTTGAT GACATCCATAGGAAGCGTCAGGAGAAGGACATGCAGGAGCTGCAGGCCCTGATCGAGGCCCACTTCCTCCAGAggaagaaggatgaggaggaactCATCGCTCTCGTCAGCAGAATC gaGAAGCGTCGTACAGAGAGGTCTGAGCAGCAGAGGGTCCgtgcagagaaggagaaggagagacaggctCGCCTTGCT gaagagaaggagaaaagagagatggaggatcaGCTTAAGAAGATGAATGAGGACGCCAAGAAGAagaaagccctcaccaacatcacCTCACAACACGGAGGACTGCAGCAGAAG CAAACGGAGGGCAAGAAGGGAGCCAAGaaggaaacagagagggagaagaagaagaagatcctGGCTGCCAGACGCAAGGCTCTCAACATCGACCACCTGAGCGAGGACAAACTCAA AGAGAAGGCTACTGAGTTGTGGCAGTGGATGATGGAACTGGAGGCCGAGAAGTTCGACCTCACAGAGAAACTGAAGCGACAGAAATACGAT ATGAATGTACTGCAGACCCGTATCAATGAGCAACAGAAGTT TGCCAAGGGTCGCGGCAAGGCCAAGGGGGTGAGGAGGTGA
- the LOC134463984 gene encoding troponin T, cardiac muscle-like isoform X3, with product MYINIFGILTAEPPAVEEAPPAVEEAPPAVEEPPPVVEEPEPEEVQESQEEEGKAKPKFMPNISAPKIPEGDKVDFDDIHRKRQEKDMQELQALIEAHFLQRKKDEEELIALVSRIEKRRTERSEQQRVRAEKEKERQARLAEEKEKREMEDQLKKMNEDAKKKKALTNITSQHGGLQQKQTEGKKGAKKETEREKKKKILAARRKALNIDHLSEDKLKEKATELWQWMMELEAEKFDLTEKLKRQKYDMNVLQTRINEQQKFAKGRGKAKGVRR from the exons ATGTACATTAATATCTTTGGCATTCTGACTGCAGAACCTCCCGCAGTTGAAG AGGCGCCCCCAGCAGTCGAAG AGGCACCCCCCGCCGTTGAAG AGCCACCTCCTGTTGTGGAAG AGCCCGAGCCAGAGGAAG TTCAAGAAAGCCAGGAAG AGGAAGGAAAGGCGAAACCAAA GTTTATGCCCAACATTTCGGCTCCTAAAATCCCAGAGGGAGACAAAGTGGACTTTGAT GACATCCATAGGAAGCGTCAGGAGAAGGACATGCAGGAGCTGCAGGCCCTGATCGAGGCCCACTTCCTCCAGAggaagaaggatgaggaggaactCATCGCTCTCGTCAGCAGAATC gaGAAGCGTCGTACAGAGAGGTCTGAGCAGCAGAGGGTCCgtgcagagaaggagaaggagagacaggctCGCCTTGCT gaagagaaggagaaaagagagatggaggatcaGCTTAAGAAGATGAATGAGGACGCCAAGAAGAagaaagccctcaccaacatcacCTCACAACACGGAGGACTGCAGCAGAAG CAAACGGAGGGCAAGAAGGGAGCCAAGaaggaaacagagagggagaagaagaagaagatcctGGCTGCCAGACGCAAGGCTCTCAACATCGACCACCTGAGCGAGGACAAACTCAA AGAGAAGGCTACTGAGTTGTGGCAGTGGATGATGGAACTGGAGGCCGAGAAGTTCGACCTCACAGAGAAACTGAAGCGACAGAAATACGAT ATGAATGTACTGCAGACCCGTATCAATGAGCAACAGAAGTT TGCCAAGGGTCGCGGCAAGGCCAAGGGGGTGAGGAGGTGA
- the LOC134463984 gene encoding troponin T, fast skeletal muscle isoforms-like isoform X1: MYINIFGILTAEPPAVEEAPPAVEEAPPAVEEPPPVVEEPEPEEEEEEEVEEVEQVQESQEEEGKAKPKFMPNISAPKIPEGDKVDFDDIHRKRQEKDMQELQALIEAHFLQRKKDEEELIALVSRIEKRRTERSEQQRVRAEKEKERQARLAEEKEKREMEDQLKKMNEDAKKKKALTNITSQHGGLQQKQTEGKKGAKKETEREKKKKILAARRKALNIDHLSEDKLKEKATELWQWMMELEAEKFDLTEKLKRQKYDMNVLQTRINEQQKFAKGRGKAKGVRR; this comes from the exons ATGTACATTAATATCTTTGGCATTCTGACTGCAGAACCTCCCGCAGTTGAAG AGGCGCCCCCAGCAGTCGAAG AGGCACCCCCCGCCGTTGAAG AGCCACCTCCTGTTGTGGAAG AGCCCGAGCCAGAGGAAG aggaggaggaggaggttgaggaggttgagcaag TTCAAGAAAGCCAGGAAG AGGAAGGAAAGGCGAAACCAAA GTTTATGCCCAACATTTCGGCTCCTAAAATCCCAGAGGGAGACAAAGTGGACTTTGAT GACATCCATAGGAAGCGTCAGGAGAAGGACATGCAGGAGCTGCAGGCCCTGATCGAGGCCCACTTCCTCCAGAggaagaaggatgaggaggaactCATCGCTCTCGTCAGCAGAATC gaGAAGCGTCGTACAGAGAGGTCTGAGCAGCAGAGGGTCCgtgcagagaaggagaaggagagacaggctCGCCTTGCT gaagagaaggagaaaagagagatggaggatcaGCTTAAGAAGATGAATGAGGACGCCAAGAAGAagaaagccctcaccaacatcacCTCACAACACGGAGGACTGCAGCAGAAG CAAACGGAGGGCAAGAAGGGAGCCAAGaaggaaacagagagggagaagaagaagaagatcctGGCTGCCAGACGCAAGGCTCTCAACATCGACCACCTGAGCGAGGACAAACTCAA AGAGAAGGCTACTGAGTTGTGGCAGTGGATGATGGAACTGGAGGCCGAGAAGTTCGACCTCACAGAGAAACTGAAGCGACAGAAATACGAT ATGAATGTACTGCAGACCCGTATCAATGAGCAACAGAAGTT TGCCAAGGGTCGCGGCAAGGCCAAGGGGGTGAGGAGGTGA
- the LOC134463984 gene encoding troponin T, cardiac muscle-like isoform X6 produces MPNISAPKIPEGDKVDFDDIHRKRQEKDMQELQALIEAHFLQRKKDEEELIALVSRIEKRRTERSEQQRVRAEKEKERQARLAEEKEKREMEDQLKKMNEDAKKKKALTNITSQHGGLQQKQTEGKKGAKKETEREKKKKILAARRKALNIDHLSEDKLKEKATELWQWMMELEAEKFDLTEKLKRQKYDMNVLQTRINEQQKFAKGRGKAKGVRR; encoded by the exons ATGCCCAACATTTCGGCTCCTAAAATCCCAGAGGGAGACAAAGTGGACTTTGAT GACATCCATAGGAAGCGTCAGGAGAAGGACATGCAGGAGCTGCAGGCCCTGATCGAGGCCCACTTCCTCCAGAggaagaaggatgaggaggaactCATCGCTCTCGTCAGCAGAATC gaGAAGCGTCGTACAGAGAGGTCTGAGCAGCAGAGGGTCCgtgcagagaaggagaaggagagacaggctCGCCTTGCT gaagagaaggagaaaagagagatggaggatcaGCTTAAGAAGATGAATGAGGACGCCAAGAAGAagaaagccctcaccaacatcacCTCACAACACGGAGGACTGCAGCAGAAG CAAACGGAGGGCAAGAAGGGAGCCAAGaaggaaacagagagggagaagaagaagaagatcctGGCTGCCAGACGCAAGGCTCTCAACATCGACCACCTGAGCGAGGACAAACTCAA AGAGAAGGCTACTGAGTTGTGGCAGTGGATGATGGAACTGGAGGCCGAGAAGTTCGACCTCACAGAGAAACTGAAGCGACAGAAATACGAT ATGAATGTACTGCAGACCCGTATCAATGAGCAACAGAAGTT TGCCAAGGGTCGCGGCAAGGCCAAGGGGGTGAGGAGGTGA
- the LOC134463984 gene encoding troponin T, cardiac muscle-like isoform X5, with amino-acid sequence MYINIFGILTAEPPAVEEAPPAVEEPPPVVEEPEPEEVQESQEEEGKAKPKFMPNISAPKIPEGDKVDFDDIHRKRQEKDMQELQALIEAHFLQRKKDEEELIALVSRIEKRRTERSEQQRVRAEKEKERQARLAEEKEKREMEDQLKKMNEDAKKKKALTNITSQHGGLQQKQTEGKKGAKKETEREKKKKILAARRKALNIDHLSEDKLKEKATELWQWMMELEAEKFDLTEKLKRQKYDMNVLQTRINEQQKFAKGRGKAKGVRR; translated from the exons ATGTACATTAATATCTTTGGCATTCTGACTGCAGAACCTCCCGCAGTTGAAG AGGCACCCCCCGCCGTTGAAG AGCCACCTCCTGTTGTGGAAG AGCCCGAGCCAGAGGAAG TTCAAGAAAGCCAGGAAG AGGAAGGAAAGGCGAAACCAAA GTTTATGCCCAACATTTCGGCTCCTAAAATCCCAGAGGGAGACAAAGTGGACTTTGAT GACATCCATAGGAAGCGTCAGGAGAAGGACATGCAGGAGCTGCAGGCCCTGATCGAGGCCCACTTCCTCCAGAggaagaaggatgaggaggaactCATCGCTCTCGTCAGCAGAATC gaGAAGCGTCGTACAGAGAGGTCTGAGCAGCAGAGGGTCCgtgcagagaaggagaaggagagacaggctCGCCTTGCT gaagagaaggagaaaagagagatggaggatcaGCTTAAGAAGATGAATGAGGACGCCAAGAAGAagaaagccctcaccaacatcacCTCACAACACGGAGGACTGCAGCAGAAG CAAACGGAGGGCAAGAAGGGAGCCAAGaaggaaacagagagggagaagaagaagaagatcctGGCTGCCAGACGCAAGGCTCTCAACATCGACCACCTGAGCGAGGACAAACTCAA AGAGAAGGCTACTGAGTTGTGGCAGTGGATGATGGAACTGGAGGCCGAGAAGTTCGACCTCACAGAGAAACTGAAGCGACAGAAATACGAT ATGAATGTACTGCAGACCCGTATCAATGAGCAACAGAAGTT TGCCAAGGGTCGCGGCAAGGCCAAGGGGGTGAGGAGGTGA